A genomic segment from Vicia villosa cultivar HV-30 ecotype Madison, WI unplaced genomic scaffold, Vvil1.0 ctg.000809F_1_1_3, whole genome shotgun sequence encodes:
- the LOC131631325 gene encoding rac-like GTP-binding protein RHO1 yields the protein MSASRFIKCVTVGDGAVGKTCLLISYTSNTFPTDYVPTVFDNFSANVVVNGSIVNLGLWDTAGQEDYNRLRPLSYRGADVFILAFSLISKASYENVSKKWIPELKHYAPGVPIILVGTKLDLRDDKQFCIDHPGAVPITTAQGEELRKLINAPAYIECSSKTQENVKAVFDAAIRVVLQPPKQKKKKGKAQKACSIL from the exons ATGAGCGCTTCTAGGTTTATTAAATGTGTTACTGTTGGTGATGGAGCTGTCGGCAAAACTTGTTTGCTTATTTCATACACCAGCAATACTTTCCCCACG GATTATGTGCCGACAGTTTTTGACAATTTCAGTGCGAATGTGGTTGTTAATGGGAGCATTGTTAATCTGGGTTTGTGGGATACTGCTG GACAAGAGGATTATAACAGATTAAGACCTTTGAGTTACCGTGGTGCCGATGTTTTCATATTGGCTTTCTCTCTCATAAGCAAGGCTAGTTATGAAAATGTCTCCAAAAAG TGGATTCCAGAGTTGAAGCATTATGCACCTGGTGTCCCCATAATTCTGGTTGGAACAAAGCTTG ACCTTCGGGATGATAAGCAGTTCTGCATAGACCATCCTGGTGCGGTTCCTATTACCACAGCTCAG GGAGAAGAGCTGAGGAAGCTGATTAATGCACCAGCTTACATTGAATGCAGTTCAAAAACACAGGAG AACGTGAAGGCAGTGTTTGACGCAGCCATAAGAGTTGTTCTTCAACCACCAAAACAGAAGAAAAAGAAGGGTAAAGCACAAAAGGCCTGTTCAATATTGTAA